A genomic window from Sphingobacterium spiritivorum includes:
- the prmA gene encoding 50S ribosomal protein L11 methyltransferase, producing MKYSEVIFTCNSAEEWQQDLLIAELAEIGFDTFEDTESGFAGYIPSANLDLQQLETVLLHAPEGLEVDYVINDLEEQNWNKLWESNFNPIVVDDQCYVRATFHEHKEQYPYEIIIDPKMSFGTGHHQTTSMMLSFILENDFEGKEVLDMGCGTGILAILASFRGAKHVFAVDYDPICINSVEENKILNQVSNIESQVGSYEVLEGRLFDTIVANINRNILLEQFEQYAASLKDKGELYISGFYDGEDLAILSDKAKQLGFSFVMKKVLDGWCSAKFTKA from the coding sequence ATGAAGTACAGCGAAGTAATCTTCACCTGTAATTCCGCAGAGGAATGGCAACAGGATCTTCTTATTGCTGAACTGGCTGAAATAGGCTTCGATACGTTCGAAGACACTGAATCGGGATTTGCAGGATATATTCCTTCTGCAAATCTCGATCTCCAGCAACTGGAGACTGTTCTGCTTCACGCACCTGAAGGATTAGAGGTTGACTATGTCATAAATGATCTGGAAGAACAAAACTGGAATAAGCTCTGGGAAAGCAATTTCAATCCTATAGTCGTAGATGACCAATGCTATGTGCGGGCGACATTTCACGAACATAAAGAGCAGTATCCGTATGAGATCATTATAGATCCTAAAATGTCCTTCGGAACAGGTCATCATCAGACCACTTCCATGATGCTCTCTTTTATTCTGGAGAATGATTTTGAGGGAAAGGAAGTTCTGGATATGGGATGTGGAACCGGAATTTTGGCTATACTGGCTTCATTTCGCGGAGCCAAACATGTATTTGCTGTTGATTATGATCCTATCTGTATAAATAGTGTCGAAGAGAATAAAATATTGAATCAAGTCAGCAATATTGAATCTCAGGTCGGTTCTTATGAAGTACTGGAAGGCCGCTTATTTGATACTATAGTAGCTAATATCAATAGAAATATACTGTTGGAGCAATTTGAGCAGTATGCAGCTTCTTTAAAAGATAAAGGAGAATTGTATATTAGCGGCTTTTATGATGGTGAGGATCTGGCTATTTTGTCTGACAAGGCTAAACAACTGGGGTTCTCATTTGTTATGAAGAAAGTGCTGGATGGTTGGTGTTCAGCAAAATTCACTAAAGCATAA
- a CDS encoding UDP-N-acetylmuramate--L-alanine ligase produces the protein MRIHFIAIGGSIMHNLAISLANQGHQITGSDDQIVEPSRTRLLEAHLLPEEIGWFPEKITSDIDAVILGMHAEADNPELLKAQELDLKIYSFPEFVYEQSKQKTRVVIAGSYGKTTITSMIMHVLKTLGRSFDYLVGAQLEGFDRLVNLTTDNPVIIIEGDEYYASTLDHRSKFHLYHPNIALISNVEWDNFKSVISQEDYYDQFRIFIDTIVLKGTLVYNKEDKVLQSLVGETMVCKINRHGYKSPEYTINKGITYLHYGDEQIPLQVFGKHNLSNIAGAYTVCEWLGVKKQEFFEAIKSFKSSIRYLEFVASQDGSVVYQDFAHTPAKLRWSIHAVKEQFPQKELVAVIELSAYDSLNKEFLANYRGAMDEADIPVVFINKDSFKEKNKNIDHLEQDIREYFGNSSIQVVLDLSNLSYFLEDFKSKGYNLLFMSSSNYSGVNMVSFADKFFKND, from the coding sequence ATGCGTATTCATTTTATTGCAATAGGCGGAAGTATCATGCATAATCTGGCTATTTCATTAGCCAATCAGGGGCATCAGATCACGGGTTCCGACGATCAGATAGTAGAACCTTCCAGAACACGGCTTTTGGAAGCACATCTGTTGCCGGAAGAGATCGGTTGGTTTCCGGAGAAGATTACTTCGGATATTGATGCTGTGATATTGGGAATGCACGCTGAGGCTGATAATCCCGAGTTGCTCAAAGCACAGGAACTGGATCTTAAGATCTATTCTTTCCCTGAGTTTGTTTACGAACAGAGTAAACAAAAGACGCGTGTAGTGATTGCGGGATCATATGGTAAAACGACCATTACCAGTATGATTATGCATGTATTGAAAACTTTGGGGCGTTCTTTTGATTACCTTGTAGGTGCTCAACTGGAAGGTTTTGACCGTTTGGTGAATCTGACTACAGATAATCCTGTCATTATTATAGAAGGTGACGAATATTATGCGTCCACATTAGATCACAGATCTAAATTTCATCTTTATCATCCGAATATTGCTTTGATAAGCAATGTGGAATGGGATAACTTTAAATCTGTTATTTCTCAGGAAGACTATTATGATCAGTTTCGCATCTTTATCGATACCATCGTGTTGAAGGGTACTTTAGTGTACAACAAGGAAGATAAGGTGCTGCAATCTCTGGTAGGAGAGACAATGGTCTGTAAAATCAACAGGCATGGATATAAGTCTCCGGAGTATACGATCAATAAGGGTATTACATATCTTCATTATGGCGACGAGCAAATTCCTCTTCAGGTCTTTGGTAAACATAATTTATCCAATATCGCAGGAGCCTATACCGTTTGTGAGTGGCTTGGCGTAAAGAAACAGGAATTTTTTGAGGCTATTAAAAGTTTCAAAAGTTCCATCCGTTATCTGGAGTTCGTAGCAAGTCAGGATGGAAGTGTCGTCTATCAGGATTTTGCACACACTCCGGCTAAATTAAGATGGAGTATTCATGCTGTGAAAGAACAATTTCCTCAGAAAGAACTGGTTGCAGTTATTGAACTGAGTGCTTACGATAGTTTGAATAAAGAGTTTTTAGCCAACTACAGAGGTGCAATGGACGAAGCTGATATTCCGGTAGTGTTTATCAATAAAGATTCCTTTAAAGAGAAAAATAAAAATATTGATCATTTAGAGCAAGATATTCGGGAGTACTTTGGAAATAGTTCGATACAAGTTGTTTTGGATTTGTCGAATTTAAGCTACTTTTTGGAAGATTTTAAATCGAAGGGATATAATCTTTTATTTATGAGTTCTAGCAATTACAGCGGGGTTAATATGGTTAGTTTTGCTGATAAATTTTTTAAAAATGATTAA
- a CDS encoding helix-turn-helix domain-containing protein, with product MNALGKKIRLLRHQKGWSQEDVAKRLDISIPAFSKIETGITDVNLSRLNQISKLFSLSVVQLLSTSDSEEDKQYANELADMSKKLQVRETEVIELQKKVIDLYEQLHKKL from the coding sequence ATGAATGCATTAGGAAAAAAAATCAGATTACTTAGACACCAAAAAGGTTGGAGTCAAGAAGATGTAGCAAAAAGATTGGATATCTCAATTCCTGCTTTTTCTAAAATTGAAACTGGTATTACAGATGTAAATCTGTCAAGGTTGAATCAAATCTCTAAACTTTTTAGTTTAAGTGTAGTTCAGCTTTTGTCTACCTCAGATTCAGAAGAAGATAAGCAATATGCGAATGAGTTAGCCGATATGAGTAAAAAACTACAAGTAAGAGAAACTGAGGTCATAGAACTGCAAAAGAAAGTGATTGATCTTTATGAGCAATTACACAAAAAACTGTAA
- the scpB gene encoding SMC-Scp complex subunit ScpB, whose amino-acid sequence MKDVLLHIEAIIFASEEGITVNELKQVVEDALAISISKDELTDLVDRIKIKYEQEDYILELKLINNAYQFLTKPVYHESVNQLQSHKEKKKLSQSALETLAIIAYRQPITKLEVEQIRGVNCDYSIQRLLEKNLIQITGKSETIGKPLLYGTSTQFMNHFGINSTKDLPQLKDIVNEENTIGEIAE is encoded by the coding sequence GTGAAGGACGTATTACTCCATATAGAAGCTATTATTTTTGCTTCTGAAGAAGGCATAACAGTCAATGAGTTAAAACAAGTGGTGGAAGATGCTTTAGCAATCAGTATATCCAAAGATGAACTAACTGATCTTGTTGATCGTATCAAAATAAAATATGAACAAGAAGATTATATTCTGGAATTAAAACTTATTAATAACGCTTACCAGTTTCTGACCAAACCGGTTTATCATGAATCAGTCAATCAGTTACAGTCTCATAAAGAGAAGAAAAAATTAAGTCAGTCGGCTCTGGAAACATTAGCGATTATCGCTTACCGTCAACCTATCACAAAATTAGAAGTTGAACAGATCAGAGGCGTCAATTGCGATTACTCAATTCAACGTCTGCTGGAAAAAAATCTCATTCAGATTACGGGAAAATCTGAAACGATCGGAAAACCGCTGCTTTATGGTACAAGCACGCAATTTATGAATCATTTTGGCATCAACAGTACAAAGGATCTCCCCCAACTGAAAGACATCGTCAACGAAGAAAACACAATTGGAGAAATTGCTGAATAG
- a CDS encoding CofH family radical SAM protein: protein MNINSLLERALNFEFLSKEEGIYLYHHAATADLTYVANECRKVQVPHGKVTWQIDRNVNTTNVCIANCKFCNFFRRPGHDESYITDIETYKQKIEETFKYGGDQLLLQGGHHPDLGLEFYADIFKKLKELYPTLKLHSLGPPEIAHIAKLEGMTHIDVLRHLKESGLDSLPGAGAEILNDRVRRLISKGKCGGKEWLDVMRAAHQLNLPTSATMMFGHIETIEERFEHLVWIREVQSEKPQDAYGFIAFIPWPFQDDGTLLKRLRGITNDVTGEEYIRMIALSRIMLPNIKNIQASWLTVGKRTAELCLHAGANDFGSIMIEENVVSAAGAPHRFTSKSIQDAIREAGFEPQLRTQTYQFRDLPEHMEEQVINY from the coding sequence ATGAATATTAACAGTTTATTAGAGCGTGCCTTAAATTTTGAATTCCTGTCCAAGGAAGAAGGCATCTATTTATATCACCATGCTGCCACTGCAGATCTGACTTACGTAGCTAATGAATGCCGCAAAGTACAGGTTCCGCATGGAAAAGTGACCTGGCAGATAGACCGTAATGTCAATACGACCAACGTCTGTATTGCTAATTGCAAATTTTGTAATTTTTTCAGACGACCGGGGCATGACGAAAGCTACATCACTGATATAGAAACCTATAAGCAAAAAATAGAGGAAACCTTCAAATACGGAGGAGATCAGCTGTTATTACAGGGTGGTCATCATCCCGACTTAGGACTGGAATTCTATGCAGACATATTTAAAAAATTAAAAGAATTATACCCGACCCTGAAACTTCATTCTTTAGGGCCTCCTGAAATTGCACATATCGCCAAACTGGAAGGGATGACTCATATTGATGTACTCCGACACCTCAAAGAATCCGGACTGGATTCTCTGCCGGGCGCCGGTGCAGAAATACTAAATGACCGTGTCAGAAGACTGATCTCTAAAGGTAAGTGCGGAGGTAAGGAATGGCTGGATGTCATGAGGGCAGCTCATCAGCTCAATCTGCCAACATCTGCAACTATGATGTTTGGACATATTGAAACCATAGAAGAGCGTTTTGAGCATTTGGTATGGATACGTGAAGTTCAGTCTGAAAAACCACAGGATGCATACGGCTTTATCGCCTTTATTCCCTGGCCTTTTCAGGATGACGGTACACTTCTGAAACGTTTGAGAGGAATCACAAACGACGTTACAGGAGAAGAATACATCCGTATGATCGCACTTAGCCGAATCATGTTGCCTAATATAAAAAATATACAGGCTTCATGGCTGACTGTAGGCAAGCGCACGGCAGAATTATGTCTTCATGCAGGAGCAAACGATTTTGGATCCATCATGATTGAAGAAAATGTAGTGTCTGCAGCAGGGGCTCCTCACCGCTTTACATCAAAGTCTATTCAGGACGCTATTCGCGAGGCAGGTTTTGAACCTCAATTGAGAACACAGACCTACCAGTTCAGAGATTTACCTGAACATATGGAAGAACAGGTAATCAATTATTAA
- a CDS encoding MFS transporter, translating into MTKNTPKECTFARTLLRYKMNKGLIALAFGGLAIGMTEFTMMGILPDIAKDLKIEIPVAANLIAFYALGVVVGAPTLVAFSSKYSPKSVLLFLMLLFFIFNGLFAISPDYNTLLLTRFVSGLPHGAFFGVGSVVAANLAKKGKEAQAISVMFTGMTIANLAGVPIGTYIGHHFSWRITYAIISSLGLLTFLTLSIWLPRLKANKDSNILSQISYFKKWYSWLIIAIISIGTGGLFAWISYIAPLVTKVSDLDPDRVPYIMVLVGLGMFFGNLLGGKLADSILPTKASMASFAAMAVCLVILFFVSHIDWLAYVMAFITGMISFTIGPCLQMMLINNAKGAETFAAAAGQAAFNIGNTFGAFFGAIPITMGLAYNYPSLVGAGMASIGALLTFVFLKTYVLKKKDAVEKSEIIV; encoded by the coding sequence ATGACAAAAAACACCCCGAAGGAGTGTACCTTTGCCCGCACATTATTACGTTATAAAATGAACAAAGGACTTATAGCTTTAGCATTCGGTGGTCTGGCAATCGGGATGACAGAATTCACCATGATGGGCATTCTGCCGGATATTGCTAAAGATCTGAAAATAGAAATTCCTGTAGCTGCCAATCTTATTGCTTTCTATGCCTTAGGTGTAGTGGTAGGTGCTCCTACGCTAGTTGCTTTCAGCTCTAAATATTCTCCAAAGAGTGTACTATTATTTTTAATGTTATTGTTCTTTATTTTCAATGGACTGTTTGCGATCTCTCCGGACTATAACACGTTGTTGCTTACCCGCTTTGTCTCGGGATTACCTCACGGTGCATTTTTTGGTGTAGGATCGGTAGTAGCGGCTAATCTGGCAAAGAAAGGTAAAGAAGCACAGGCTATATCCGTCATGTTTACAGGAATGACCATTGCCAATCTGGCCGGAGTGCCTATTGGAACATATATCGGTCATCATTTTTCATGGCGAATAACGTATGCTATTATCAGTAGTCTTGGTTTACTGACATTCCTGACCCTGAGCATTTGGCTGCCGAGACTTAAAGCGAATAAAGACAGTAATATACTCAGCCAGATCTCTTATTTCAAAAAATGGTATTCCTGGCTTATCATTGCGATAATATCCATTGGTACGGGTGGTTTATTTGCCTGGATCAGCTATATTGCACCTTTAGTTACAAAGGTTTCCGACCTAGATCCGGACAGAGTTCCTTACATTATGGTACTGGTAGGCTTAGGTATGTTTTTCGGAAATCTGCTGGGAGGAAAATTAGCAGACAGCATTTTGCCCACCAAAGCCTCCATGGCTAGTTTTGCAGCAATGGCTGTCTGTCTCGTTATTCTGTTCTTTGTATCCCATATAGACTGGCTGGCATATGTCATGGCCTTTATTACAGGTATGATATCTTTTACAATAGGGCCATGTCTGCAAATGATGCTTATCAATAATGCTAAAGGAGCGGAGACATTTGCAGCTGCAGCCGGGCAGGCAGCTTTCAATATAGGAAATACTTTCGGCGCATTTTTCGGGGCCATTCCTATTACAATGGGATTGGCTTATAATTATCCCTCTCTTGTCGGTGCAGGAATGGCGAGCATAGGCGCTTTACTGACATTTGTATTCCTGAAAACATATGTATTAAAGAAAAAAGATGCAGTTGAAAAAAGCGAGATTATAGTCTGA